In Cicer arietinum cultivar CDC Frontier isolate Library 1 chromosome 1, Cicar.CDCFrontier_v2.0, whole genome shotgun sequence, one DNA window encodes the following:
- the LOC101501733 gene encoding protein RETICULATA-RELATED 6, chloroplastic yields the protein MSSHALFQAAQIIPINSHNITSKTLSPKTVLKLPVLRNRRRRLVVRSWSASPADVDSDTSSASSLFERCLAAPSAPSASHNVNPVMKGKYGAFGAVTLEKSKVELSQQQSNKSSPELATGGGGGDIGKIINYGGGDGGDDDGDDDDYFDDFDDGDEGDEGGLFRRRILLQELFDRKFVDAVLSEWQRTIMDLPAGFRQAYEMGLVSSAQMVKFLAINARPTASRLISRKLPQGLSRAFIGRLLADPAFMYRFLLEEVATIGCSVWWEFKNRKDRIKQEWDLALINVLTAAACNAVVVWSLAPCRSYGNTFQFDLQNTLQKLPNNIFEMSYPLREFDLQKRIQCFLFKAAELCMVGLGAGAVQGALSNTLAKKKEGRLSVTVPAVSSNALGYGAFLGIYANLRYQLLCGFDRAMVSHFDVIGVALFFSTAFRVLNVQLGETSKRAWLGVEADPLAQSDELLKVYNRTSENVEKPSSSKWFISKNAVVSGLGLLGIKQGNADVSGTEPSAPKVRRKRIVRKKVAAGST from the exons ATGTCTTCTCACGCGCTCTTTCAAGCAGCGCAAATTATCCCTATCAACTCTCACAACATCACTTCCAAAACCTTATCCCCTAAAACTGTTCTAAAACTACCTGTGCTTCGCAACCGTCGCCGTCGTTTGGTCGTCCGATCGTGGTCCGCTTCCCCCGCCGACGTCGACAGTGATACTTCATCAGCGTCTTCGCTTTTCGAGCGCTGTTTGGCAGCGCCTTCTGCTCCTTCCGCTTCGCATAATGTTAATCCTGTTATGAAAGGGAAATACGGTGCTTTTGGTGCCGTCACGCTCGAGAAATCCAAAGTTGAATTGTCGCAACAGCAAAGTAACAAGTCTTCTCCCGAG CTAGCCACTGGGGGAGGTGGTGGAGATATTGGAAAGATAATCAATTATGGCGGTGGTGACGGAGgtgatgatgatggtgatgaCGACGACTACTTTGATGACTTCGATGATGGTGATGAGGGAGATGAGGGTGGCTTGTTTAGAAGGCGCATACTTCTTCAAGAG CTATTTGACCGTAAATTTGTGGATGCTGTGTTGAGTGAATGGCAAAGGACTATTATGGACTTGCCTGCTGGATTTCGGCAAGCTTATGAAATG GGTTTGGTTAGCTCAGCCCAAATGGTAAAGTTTTTAGCAATCAATGCCAGGCCAACTGCCAGTAGGCTTATTTCCAGAAAACTACCGCAAGGACTATCAAGGGCTTTCATTGGCAG GTTGCTTGCAGATCCTGCTTTCATGTATCGGTTTCTATTAGAAGAAGTTGCTACAATAGGCTGCTCAGTTTGGTGGGAGTTTAAAAATCGGAAAGATAG GATAAAGCAAGAGTGGGATCTTGCACTTATCAATGTGCTCACTGCAGCAGCATGCAATGCCGTAGTTGTTTGGTCCCTTGCTCCTTGTCGATCATATGGAAACACGTTTCAATTTGATTTACAAAATACGTTGCAGAAGCTTCCAAACAACATATTTGAAATGAGCTATCCTCTTAGGGAATTTGACCTGCAAAAGAGAATTCAATGCTTTTTGTTCAAGGCTGCTGAGTTGTGCATGGTTGGTTTAGGTGCGGGTGCAGTACAGGGTGCATTGTCAAATACTTTGGCtaagaaaaaggaaggaag GTTATCTGTGACCGTCCCAGCTGTGAGCAGTAATGCACTTGGCTATGGTGCTTTTCTTGGAATATATGCTAACCTGAGATATCAACTACTATGTGGATTTGATAGAGCAATGGTTAGTCATTTTGATGTTATTGGAGTTGCATTGTTCTTCAGCACAGCATTCAG GGTATTGAATGTTCAATTAGGAGAGACTTCCAAGCGTGCCTGGCTTGGAGTTGAGGCAGATCCACTGGCACAGTCAGATGAGCTTTTGAAGGTTTACAACAGGACTTCTGAAAATGTAGAAAAGCCATCATCCTCAAAATGGTTTATATCAAAGAATGCAGTTGTTTCTGGGCTTGGGCTCTTAGGCATCAAACAAGGCAATGCAGATGTGTCTGGCACAGAACCCTC